From one Rhizobium sp. CIAT894 genomic stretch:
- a CDS encoding glucoamylase family protein: MLQRIEDIDAALVDRLQHSAFKYFLKYSNPENGLVADTSIGGVPASIAAVGFGLSSYPVGVERCWISREEAAERTVNTLRFFAEARQGEERHATGHRGFFYHFLHMDTGHRAWNSELSTIDTALLVAGILTAAQYFNREDDETETEIRELATFIYERVDWRWALNKGDTIAMGWKPSSGFLRWRYHGFDEAIILYALALGSPTHPIPQSCYDAFTSSYSWMLHGEQSYLYAGPLFIHLFSHAWIDFRGIRDKPMAERNWDYFRNTQVMINVQRDYAERNPGQFVGYNRNIWGFSACDGPPPTRRMRGGRQPKVLGYAARGAPLGPDDGTIAPWAALACLPYDRQAALDGTKALLTTYPNLLLEGGFPGGFNPTVKTKRPEGWVDDRTVGIDQGLVVMTIENERSDFIWKLMRQSPVIRLGLERAGFTGGWLEGIEPEDVVRKFA, from the coding sequence ATGCTGCAACGGATTGAAGACATTGATGCAGCACTCGTCGACAGGCTGCAGCATTCGGCATTCAAATACTTCCTGAAATATTCCAACCCCGAAAATGGCCTGGTGGCCGATACCTCGATCGGCGGCGTGCCGGCGAGCATCGCAGCCGTCGGCTTTGGCCTTTCCTCCTATCCCGTCGGTGTCGAGCGTTGCTGGATCAGCCGTGAGGAAGCAGCCGAACGCACGGTCAACACGCTGCGTTTCTTTGCCGAGGCGCGCCAGGGCGAGGAACGCCACGCGACCGGCCACCGCGGCTTCTTCTACCATTTCCTGCACATGGATACCGGCCATCGCGCCTGGAACAGCGAGCTTTCGACCATCGACACGGCGCTGCTGGTCGCCGGCATCCTGACGGCGGCGCAGTATTTCAACCGGGAAGACGACGAGACGGAAACGGAAATCCGTGAACTTGCGACCTTCATCTACGAGCGCGTCGACTGGCGTTGGGCGCTGAACAAGGGCGACACCATTGCCATGGGCTGGAAGCCCTCGTCCGGCTTCCTGCGCTGGCGCTATCACGGCTTCGACGAGGCGATCATCCTCTATGCGCTGGCGCTTGGTTCGCCGACGCACCCCATCCCGCAGTCATGTTATGACGCCTTTACGTCAAGCTATTCCTGGATGCTGCACGGCGAACAGTCCTATCTCTATGCCGGGCCGCTGTTCATCCATCTCTTCTCGCATGCCTGGATCGATTTCCGCGGCATTCGGGACAAGCCGATGGCGGAGCGCAACTGGGATTATTTCCGCAACACGCAGGTGATGATCAACGTCCAGCGGGATTATGCCGAGCGCAATCCCGGCCAGTTCGTCGGCTATAACAGGAATATCTGGGGCTTCTCCGCCTGCGACGGCCCGCCGCCGACACGGCGCATGCGCGGCGGCCGCCAGCCGAAGGTTCTGGGTTATGCCGCGCGCGGCGCCCCGCTTGGGCCCGATGACGGCACGATCGCCCCCTGGGCGGCCCTTGCCTGCCTGCCTTATGACCGGCAGGCAGCCCTCGACGGCACCAAGGCGCTGTTGACCACCTATCCGAATCTGCTGCTGGAAGGCGGCTTCCCCGGCGGCTTCAACCCGACGGTCAAGACCAAGCGGCCGGAAGGCTGGGTCGACGACCGCACTGTCGGCATCGACCAGGGTCTCGTCGTCATGACGATCGAGAACGAGCGCTCCGACTTTATCTGGAAGCTGATGCGGCAATCGCCGGTCATCCGCCTCGGGCTCGAGCGCGCCGGCTTTACCGGCGGCTGGCTCGAAGGCATCGAGCCGGAAGACGTGGTGCGCAAGTTCGCCTGA
- a CDS encoding ABC transporter ATP-binding protein, with the protein MTLLTIENISKRYGPVQALKDISLDVQAGSRTAVVGPSGSGKTTLLRIIAGFEQPDVGRVTLDGEVLADGPATVPAHKRGIGIVSQDGALFPHLSVAENIGFGFERGAADRDKRILDLLDMVELDRGMLVRRPHQLSGGQQQRVALARALGRKPRLMLLDEPFSALDTGLRENMRKAVARVLQAAGITTILVTHDQEEALTFADQVAVLREGRLIQAGSPQSLYLNPRDRETALFLGDAVLLPAIIRNGLADCALGHVAVEGRRQGKAEIMLRPEQIRVVADDSDRSYGGRVVEVEFGGAVCTVAVSLDGVALPPILIKTSSVALPARGDLVRLDIAGKAHVFES; encoded by the coding sequence ATGACGCTGCTTACGATCGAAAACATCAGCAAGCGTTACGGCCCGGTGCAGGCGCTGAAGGATATTTCGCTCGACGTCCAGGCGGGCAGCCGCACCGCCGTCGTCGGCCCCTCCGGTTCGGGTAAGACGACGCTGCTGCGCATCATTGCCGGCTTCGAGCAACCCGATGTCGGCCGGGTGACGCTGGATGGCGAGGTGCTTGCCGACGGTCCGGCGACCGTTCCGGCGCATAAACGCGGCATCGGCATCGTCTCGCAGGACGGCGCGCTGTTTCCGCACTTGAGCGTTGCCGAGAATATCGGCTTCGGTTTCGAGCGAGGGGCTGCCGATCGCGACAAGCGGATCCTCGACCTGCTCGATATGGTCGAGCTCGATCGCGGCATGCTGGTGCGGCGCCCGCATCAGCTTTCCGGCGGCCAGCAGCAGCGTGTGGCGCTGGCGCGTGCGCTCGGCCGCAAGCCGCGGCTGATGCTGCTCGACGAACCTTTTTCGGCCCTCGATACCGGTCTGCGCGAGAATATGCGCAAGGCGGTTGCGCGCGTGCTGCAGGCGGCCGGCATCACCACCATCCTCGTCACCCACGATCAGGAAGAGGCGCTGACCTTTGCCGATCAGGTCGCGGTGCTCCGGGAAGGGCGGCTGATCCAGGCCGGCTCACCGCAATCCTTGTATCTGAATCCCAGGGATCGCGAGACGGCGCTGTTTCTCGGCGATGCCGTGCTGCTTCCCGCCATCATCCGCAATGGCCTGGCAGACTGCGCGCTTGGCCATGTCGCGGTCGAGGGCCGTCGTCAGGGCAAGGCGGAGATCATGCTGCGGCCCGAGCAGATTCGCGTCGTTGCCGATGATAGCGACCGCAGCTATGGCGGACGGGTCGTCGAGGTGGAATTCGGTGGCGCGGTCTGCACCGTTGCCGTTTCGCTCGACGGTGTCGCCCTGCCGCCGATCCTGATCAAGACTTCGAGCGTCGCTCTGCCGGCGCGGGGCGATCTCGTTCGCCTGGATATTGCCGGCAAGGCGCATGTCTTCGAGAGTTGA
- a CDS encoding iron ABC transporter permease, producing the protein MTISGNRLSKAVAFLFQRVKASALLQDNRLLASGHEAPVAPRTVRMILPRGRMPHASVILLATVVAIFSLMPLGFIGWVTYDVGWETVKALVFRPRVGELLVNTVLLETITIPLSIALAVTLAWLTERTDIPCARLWAWLAIAPLAVPAFVHSYAWVSLLPGMRGLESGVFVSVIAYYPFLYLPVAAALRRLDPAIEDAAASLGLNPWRVFFRAVLPQLRLAICGGSLLIALHLLSEYGLFVMIRFDTFATAIVDQFQSSYNSPASNMLGGVLVACCLFLLGFEVLVRGNERYARVGSGSPRPADRRRLGWFVVPAVLLPVLLAVLTLGVPLVTLGRWLYLGGSDIWRIEVGSAFLQTIVLAIAGGVLATIAAAPMAWLSVRAPGRVQRVLEACHYYVGSLPGVVVALALVTITVRLVLPLYQTFATLIVAYVMLFLPRAMVGLRASIAQAPVELERAAMGLGRTPGQAVRQITMRLAAPGAAASVALVALGITNELTATLMLSPNGVDTLATKFWSLTSEIDYVSAAPYALMMVVLSLPLTLTLYTQSKRTVGQ; encoded by the coding sequence ATGACGATATCCGGCAACCGTCTTTCAAAGGCGGTTGCCTTCCTTTTTCAGCGTGTGAAGGCATCGGCCTTGCTGCAGGACAACAGATTGCTCGCATCCGGTCATGAAGCGCCGGTGGCGCCGAGGACCGTGCGAATGATTTTGCCGCGCGGACGCATGCCGCACGCTTCCGTGATCCTGCTTGCAACCGTCGTTGCGATCTTCAGCCTGATGCCGCTCGGCTTCATCGGCTGGGTCACCTACGATGTCGGCTGGGAAACGGTGAAGGCCCTGGTCTTCCGGCCGCGGGTCGGCGAACTCCTCGTCAATACGGTTCTGCTTGAGACGATCACCATCCCGCTGTCGATCGCGCTTGCCGTAACGCTCGCCTGGCTGACCGAGCGGACCGATATTCCTTGTGCGCGGCTTTGGGCCTGGCTCGCCATCGCGCCGCTCGCCGTGCCGGCCTTCGTGCACAGCTATGCCTGGGTCAGCCTCCTTCCCGGCATGCGCGGCCTGGAGAGCGGCGTCTTCGTCTCGGTGATCGCCTATTATCCCTTCCTCTACCTGCCGGTCGCCGCCGCACTGCGCCGCCTCGATCCGGCAATCGAGGATGCGGCGGCCTCGCTCGGCCTCAATCCCTGGCGGGTGTTTTTTCGCGCCGTGCTGCCGCAGCTCAGACTGGCCATCTGCGGCGGCTCGCTGCTGATCGCGCTGCATCTGCTTTCGGAATACGGCCTGTTCGTGATGATCCGGTTCGACACGTTTGCGACAGCCATCGTCGACCAGTTCCAGTCCTCTTACAACAGCCCGGCTTCCAACATGCTCGGCGGGGTGCTCGTCGCCTGTTGTCTTTTTCTGCTCGGCTTCGAGGTGCTGGTGCGCGGCAACGAACGTTATGCCCGCGTCGGCTCCGGCTCGCCGCGTCCGGCGGACCGCCGGCGGCTCGGCTGGTTCGTGGTGCCGGCCGTCCTGTTGCCCGTCCTCCTGGCGGTGCTGACGCTCGGCGTGCCGCTGGTGACGCTTGGCCGCTGGCTCTATCTCGGCGGCAGCGATATCTGGCGCATCGAGGTCGGCAGCGCCTTCCTGCAGACGATCGTGCTTGCCATCGCCGGCGGTGTGCTGGCAACCATTGCCGCGGCGCCGATGGCCTGGCTTTCCGTGCGGGCGCCCGGCCGCGTCCAGCGCGTGCTCGAAGCCTGCCATTATTATGTCGGCTCGCTGCCGGGTGTCGTCGTGGCGCTGGCGCTGGTGACGATCACCGTGCGTCTGGTGCTACCGCTCTATCAGACCTTCGCAACGCTCATCGTCGCCTATGTGATGCTTTTCCTGCCGCGCGCCATGGTCGGGCTGCGCGCCAGCATCGCCCAGGCCCCGGTGGAGCTGGAGCGCGCCGCGATGGGCCTTGGCCGCACCCCGGGCCAGGCCGTCCGCCAGATCACCATGCGGCTCGCAGCCCCAGGAGCGGCCGCCAGCGTCGCGCTGGTCGCGCTTGGCATCACCAATGAACTGACGGCGACGCTGATGCTGTCGCCCAACGGCGTCGATACGCTGGCGACGAAATTCTGGTCGCTGACCAGCGAAATCGACTACGTCTCGGCTGCACCCTATGCCTTGATGATGGTTGTTCTGTCGCTGCCGCTCACCCTGACACTCTATACGCAATCGAAACGGACCGTCGGCCAATGA
- a CDS encoding iron ABC transporter substrate-binding protein — protein sequence MKTAFNRFSLALAASLLSATALAGSAHAQDEGLVVYNAQHESLGREWIDAFTKETGIKVTMRQGSDMQFANQIIQEGDASPADVFLTENSPAMTLVDGAGLFAPVEKDTLDQVPEQYRPADGMWTGIAARTTVFAYDKTKLSEDKLPKSLLDLADPAWKGRWGASPAGADFQAIVAALLQLKGEDATKAWLKGLKDNATPYKGNSVAMKAVNAGEVEGAVIYHYYWFGDQAKTGENSKNVGMHYFKNQDPGAFVSVSGGGILKSTQHMKDAQAFLKFLTSKSGQKVLKDGDSYEYAVGKDAPSNDKLTPLADLNAPKVEASTLDSKKVVELMTAAGLI from the coding sequence ATGAAAACTGCTTTTAACCGCTTTTCCCTCGCGCTTGCCGCTTCGCTTCTTTCCGCCACTGCGCTTGCAGGCAGCGCCCATGCGCAGGATGAAGGTCTCGTCGTTTATAATGCCCAGCACGAAAGCCTGGGCCGGGAATGGATCGATGCCTTCACCAAGGAGACCGGCATCAAGGTCACCATGCGCCAGGGCAGCGACATGCAGTTCGCCAACCAGATCATCCAGGAAGGCGACGCCTCGCCGGCTGACGTATTCCTGACCGAGAATTCCCCTGCCATGACGCTGGTCGATGGCGCGGGTCTTTTCGCCCCGGTCGAAAAGGACACGCTGGACCAGGTTCCCGAGCAGTATCGCCCGGCCGACGGCATGTGGACCGGCATTGCCGCCCGCACCACGGTTTTTGCCTATGACAAGACGAAGCTCAGCGAAGACAAGCTGCCGAAGTCGCTGCTCGACCTCGCAGACCCGGCCTGGAAGGGCCGCTGGGGTGCGTCTCCCGCCGGCGCCGACTTCCAGGCCATCGTCGCGGCGCTGCTGCAGTTGAAGGGCGAGGACGCCACCAAGGCGTGGCTGAAGGGCCTCAAGGACAATGCCACGCCCTATAAGGGCAACAGCGTCGCCATGAAGGCCGTCAATGCGGGCGAAGTCGAAGGAGCTGTGATCTATCACTATTACTGGTTCGGCGATCAGGCCAAGACCGGCGAGAACAGCAAGAATGTCGGCATGCATTACTTCAAGAACCAGGATCCGGGCGCTTTCGTCAGCGTTTCGGGCGGCGGCATCCTGAAGTCGACGCAGCACATGAAGGACGCCCAGGCTTTCCTGAAGTTCCTCACCAGCAAATCAGGCCAGAAGGTTCTCAAGGATGGCGATTCCTATGAATATGCCGTCGGCAAGGATGCGCCTTCCAATGACAAGCTGACGCCGCTTGCCGATCTCAACGCGCCGAAAGTTGAAGCTTCGACGCTGGATAGCAAGAAGGTCGTGGAGCTGATGACGGCGGCCGGCCTGATCTAA
- a CDS encoding aldehyde dehydrogenase family protein, which produces MTIAVLDLATETAKLLADLGVDAGRYHGGTLSVTSPVTGKEIGKLREHSVAETKAAIEAAHKAFLEWRAVPAPKRGELVRLLGEELRAAKTALGRLVSIEVGKITSEGLGEVQEMIDICDFAVGLSRQLYGLTIATERSEHRMMESWHPLGVVGIISAFNFPVAVWSWNAALAMVCGNSTVWKPSEKTPLTALAVQALFEKALKRFVAEGGTAPANLSTLIIGGREVGEVLVDHPKIPLVSATGSTAMGRAVGPRLSQRFARGILELGGNNAAIVCPSADLDLTLRGVAFSAMGTAGQRCTTLRRLFVHDSVYDQLVPRLQKAYGSVTIGNPLETGTLVGPLIDGQAFEKMQVALGEAKSAGGKVTGGERVGNGLTDAFYVRPALVEMPAQTGPVEHETFAPILYVMKYSDFDEVLALHNAVPQGLSSSIFTNDMREAETFVSARGSDCGIANVNLGPSGAEIGGAFGGEKETGGGRESGSDAWKAYMRRSTNTINYGRTLPLAQGVKFDVE; this is translated from the coding sequence ATGACCATCGCCGTCCTCGATCTCGCCACCGAAACCGCCAAGCTGCTTGCCGACCTCGGCGTCGATGCCGGCCGCTATCACGGCGGCACGCTTTCCGTCACCTCGCCGGTGACGGGCAAGGAAATCGGCAAACTCCGGGAACACAGCGTTGCCGAGACGAAAGCCGCGATCGAAGCGGCGCACAAGGCCTTCCTCGAATGGCGGGCCGTTCCGGCGCCGAAGCGCGGCGAGCTGGTCCGCCTGCTCGGCGAAGAACTGCGCGCCGCGAAGACGGCACTCGGCCGTCTCGTCTCGATCGAGGTCGGCAAGATCACCTCGGAAGGCCTCGGCGAAGTGCAGGAGATGATCGATATCTGCGATTTTGCCGTCGGTCTTTCCCGCCAGCTCTACGGCCTGACGATCGCCACCGAGCGCTCCGAGCACCGGATGATGGAAAGCTGGCATCCGCTCGGCGTGGTCGGCATCATCTCCGCTTTCAATTTCCCGGTTGCCGTCTGGTCGTGGAATGCGGCTCTTGCGATGGTCTGCGGCAATTCCACCGTCTGGAAGCCCTCTGAAAAGACGCCGCTGACGGCGCTGGCCGTCCAGGCGCTGTTCGAGAAGGCGCTGAAGCGCTTCGTCGCCGAGGGCGGCACGGCGCCGGCCAATCTGTCGACGCTGATCATCGGCGGCCGTGAGGTCGGCGAGGTACTGGTCGATCATCCGAAGATCCCGCTTGTTTCCGCCACCGGTTCGACGGCCATGGGCCGCGCCGTCGGTCCGCGCCTGTCGCAGCGTTTTGCCCGCGGCATTCTCGAACTCGGCGGCAACAATGCGGCGATCGTCTGCCCGAGTGCCGATCTCGATCTGACGCTGCGCGGCGTCGCCTTCTCGGCGATGGGCACGGCCGGCCAGCGCTGCACGACGCTGCGCCGTCTCTTCGTGCATGACAGCGTCTACGACCAGCTGGTGCCGCGCCTGCAGAAGGCTTACGGCTCCGTCACCATCGGCAATCCGCTCGAAACCGGCACGCTTGTGGGACCGCTGATCGACGGCCAGGCGTTCGAGAAGATGCAGGTCGCGCTCGGCGAAGCGAAATCGGCCGGCGGCAAGGTGACCGGCGGCGAGCGTGTCGGCAATGGTTTGACCGACGCCTTCTATGTGCGCCCGGCGCTCGTCGAAATGCCCGCACAGACCGGCCCGGTCGAGCACGAGACCTTCGCGCCGATCCTCTATGTGATGAAATACAGCGATTTCGATGAGGTGCTCGCTCTGCACAATGCGGTGCCGCAGGGACTGTCGTCGTCGATCTTCACCAACGACATGCGCGAGGCCGAAACCTTCGTCTCTGCGCGCGGATCGGATTGCGGTATCGCCAACGTCAACCTCGGGCCGTCGGGTGCCGAAATCGGCGGCGCCTTTGGCGGCGAGAAGGAAACCGGTGGCGGCCGCGAATCCGGCTCGGATGCCTGGAAGGCCTATATGCGCCGCTCCACCAACACGATCAATTACGGCAGGACGCTGCCGCTTGCCCAGGGCGTCAAGTTCGACGTCGAATAA
- a CDS encoding FAD-binding oxidoreductase: MLNDPRSHGLWEKTAGEPPATSPLKGAVSADVVIVGGGYTGLSSALHLAEAGSKVVLLEAKEIGFGGAGRNVGLINAGMWVMPDDLPGVLGPVHGERLLELLGNAPKLVMELIDKHGIACELERNGTLHCAVGADGLKEIEDRAAQWSARGAPVKLLDAAETAKRIGSDAYTGSLLDMRAGTLQPLAYARGLAHAAVKAGVAVHTSSPVIATERNGSRWTVKTASGEVSADWIIVATDAYSTGPFEQVRNEQVYLPYFNFATVPLGHNLRQSILPGREGAWDTKDILSSFRMDQAGRLVFGSVGALRNTGLAVHKGWAKRALKRLFPVIGDVEFECEWYGQIGMTDNALPRFHKFAPGVIGFSGYNGRGIAPGTVFGRTLAEHILGRLAEADLPLPLTSPTEPSFRALKEIWYEAGAQVAHFADARF; the protein is encoded by the coding sequence ATGCTGAATGATCCGCGCTCCCACGGCCTCTGGGAAAAGACTGCCGGCGAACCGCCGGCCACCTCGCCGCTCAAAGGCGCGGTGTCGGCCGATGTCGTCATCGTCGGCGGCGGCTATACCGGTCTCTCCTCCGCCCTGCATCTTGCCGAAGCCGGCTCGAAGGTGGTGCTGCTGGAGGCGAAGGAGATCGGCTTCGGCGGCGCGGGACGTAATGTCGGCCTGATCAATGCCGGCATGTGGGTGATGCCCGACGATCTGCCTGGCGTGCTCGGCCCGGTGCATGGCGAACGTCTGCTCGAACTGCTCGGCAATGCGCCGAAGCTGGTCATGGAACTGATCGACAAGCATGGCATCGCCTGCGAACTCGAACGCAACGGCACGCTGCATTGCGCTGTCGGCGCCGACGGGCTGAAGGAGATCGAGGATCGCGCGGCGCAATGGTCAGCGCGGGGCGCGCCCGTCAAGCTGCTCGATGCGGCGGAGACGGCCAAACGCATCGGCAGCGATGCCTATACAGGTTCGCTGCTCGATATGCGCGCCGGAACGCTGCAGCCGTTGGCCTATGCGCGCGGGCTTGCCCATGCCGCCGTCAAGGCGGGAGTGGCCGTTCATACGTCGAGCCCGGTCATCGCGACGGAGCGCAACGGCAGCCGCTGGACCGTGAAGACGGCAAGCGGCGAAGTCAGCGCGGACTGGATCATCGTCGCGACCGATGCCTATAGCACCGGCCCCTTCGAGCAGGTGCGCAACGAGCAGGTCTATCTGCCCTATTTCAATTTCGCCACCGTGCCGCTCGGCCACAATCTGCGCCAGTCGATCCTGCCAGGGCGGGAAGGAGCGTGGGATACCAAGGACATTCTATCCTCTTTCCGCATGGACCAGGCCGGCCGTCTCGTTTTCGGCAGTGTCGGGGCGCTGCGCAATACCGGGCTTGCCGTGCACAAGGGCTGGGCCAAGCGCGCCTTGAAGCGGCTCTTCCCTGTTATCGGCGATGTCGAATTCGAGTGCGAATGGTATGGCCAGATCGGCATGACCGACAATGCGCTGCCGCGCTTTCACAAATTCGCCCCCGGTGTCATCGGCTTTTCGGGTTACAATGGCCGCGGCATTGCGCCCGGCACGGTCTTCGGCCGGACGCTGGCGGAGCATATCCTCGGCCGGCTAGCTGAAGCCGATCTGCCGCTGCCGCTGACTTCGCCGACCGAGCCGAGCTTCCGTGCGCTGAAAGAAATATGGTACGAAGCCGGCGCTCAGGTCGCCCATTTCGCCGATGCCCGCTTCTGA
- a CDS encoding VOC family protein, whose translation MPQAFVSPDRIRSLFTEAMSQMYRAEVPQYGTLIELVADVNAGCLASNTDLRERLARAGELDRIDVERHGAIRLGTADELFTIRRLFAVMGMQAVGYYDLSVAGVPVHSTSFRPIDEAALNINPFRVFTSLLRLELIEDEGLRAEAETILAKRRIYTPRAIALIEHHEQNGGLTEAEATEFVAEALETFRWHSEATVSAETYKRLHDAHRLIADVVSFKGPHINHLTPRTLDIDAVQARMPERGITPKAVIEGPPRRHCDILLRQTSFKALEETIIFSGDEDAVQGTHTARFGEIEQRGVALTAKGRALYDRLLASVRGEVQVGAGGAKAGAYDQELADRFKALPDSWDELRRQGLAFFHYSATPAGIAAAVGGAPAADPEALITKGYLTFAPIVYEDFLPVSAAGIFQSNLGTDQQQNYATRSNRDAFEVALGATVQDELALYAERQAASLTAAMEALGLAELQLKTVA comes from the coding sequence ATGCCGCAAGCCTTCGTTTCCCCAGACCGTATCCGCTCGCTGTTCACCGAGGCGATGTCGCAGATGTACCGGGCGGAGGTGCCGCAATACGGCACGCTGATCGAATTGGTGGCGGATGTGAATGCCGGCTGCCTCGCAAGCAATACCGACCTGCGCGAGCGGCTCGCCCGCGCCGGCGAGCTCGATCGTATCGATGTCGAGCGCCACGGCGCCATCCGGCTCGGTACGGCAGACGAGCTTTTCACCATCCGCCGTCTGTTTGCGGTCATGGGCATGCAGGCGGTCGGCTATTACGATCTCTCGGTCGCCGGCGTACCGGTTCATTCCACCAGCTTCCGGCCGATCGACGAAGCCGCGCTCAACATCAACCCGTTCCGCGTCTTCACCTCGCTGCTGCGATTGGAACTGATCGAGGACGAGGGGCTGCGCGCTGAAGCCGAAACCATTCTGGCAAAGCGGCGCATCTATACACCGCGTGCCATTGCGCTGATCGAGCACCACGAACAGAACGGCGGTCTGACGGAGGCGGAGGCAACGGAATTCGTCGCCGAGGCACTTGAAACCTTCCGCTGGCACAGCGAGGCGACGGTCAGCGCCGAAACCTATAAGCGCCTGCACGACGCACACCGGTTGATCGCCGACGTCGTCAGTTTCAAGGGGCCGCATATCAACCATCTGACACCGCGCACGCTCGATATCGACGCGGTCCAGGCCCGTATGCCGGAGCGCGGCATCACGCCGAAAGCCGTCATCGAGGGGCCGCCGCGCCGTCATTGCGATATCCTGCTGCGGCAGACGAGCTTCAAGGCGCTGGAGGAAACGATTATCTTTTCCGGTGACGAGGATGCGGTTCAAGGGACGCATACCGCCCGGTTCGGCGAGATCGAACAGCGCGGCGTGGCGCTGACGGCCAAGGGGCGGGCGCTCTATGACCGGCTGCTCGCCTCGGTTCGCGGCGAAGTGCAGGTCGGCGCCGGCGGTGCCAAGGCCGGCGCCTATGACCAGGAGCTCGCCGACCGCTTCAAGGCGCTGCCGGATAGCTGGGACGAGTTGCGCAGGCAAGGCCTGGCTTTCTTCCACTATTCAGCGACGCCTGCGGGCATTGCCGCTGCCGTCGGCGGGGCGCCGGCTGCGGATCCGGAGGCGCTGATCACCAAGGGCTACCTTACCTTCGCACCGATCGTCTATGAAGACTTCCTGCCCGTCAGCGCGGCCGGCATCTTCCAGTCGAACCTCGGCACCGATCAGCAGCAGAATTATGCGACGCGCTCGAACCGCGACGCCTTCGAGGTGGCGCTCGGCGCCACCGTTCAGGACGAGCTGGCGCTTTATGCCGAACGTCAGGCGGCCTCGCTCACTGCAGCAATGGAAGCGCTCGGTCTCGCGGAGCTGCAACTGAAGACAGTTGCGTGA
- a CDS encoding LysR family transcriptional regulator — MNMFASRRFLPSISHLAAFEAVARTGSVTAAARELDLTQSAVSRQVSALEEQLGVELFLRERQTMRLTLAGDSYAREIREALRRISSASLNLRANPHGGTLNLAILPTFGTRWLAPRLGRFLAVNPGVTINLVTRLSPFDFRLDSIDAAIHFGHPHWPGAELAFLMSERTVPACSPDFLKRYAISAPQDLLTAPLLHLTTRPDAWEQWFAGNGVSFETVHGMLFDQFATAAQAAIAGLGIALLPTFLMQEELRRGDLVAAVDREMESRERYYLAFPPERADYAPLAAFRDWIVAEAAADPAA, encoded by the coding sequence ATGAACATGTTCGCTTCAAGACGTTTTCTGCCGTCGATTTCGCATCTCGCCGCCTTCGAAGCGGTTGCCCGCACCGGCAGCGTGACGGCGGCCGCGCGAGAGCTCGATCTGACCCAGAGCGCCGTCAGCCGCCAGGTGAGCGCGCTGGAGGAGCAGCTCGGCGTCGAACTCTTCCTGCGCGAACGCCAGACCATGCGGCTGACGCTCGCCGGCGACAGTTATGCCCGCGAAATCCGTGAGGCCCTGCGGCGCATATCGAGCGCTTCCTTGAACCTGCGCGCCAATCCGCATGGCGGCACGCTCAATCTCGCCATCCTGCCGACTTTCGGCACGCGCTGGCTGGCGCCGCGCCTCGGACGCTTCCTTGCCGTCAATCCCGGTGTGACGATCAATCTGGTGACCCGGCTCTCACCGTTCGATTTTCGCCTCGATTCGATCGACGCCGCCATTCATTTCGGCCATCCGCACTGGCCAGGCGCCGAACTCGCCTTTCTGATGTCGGAGCGCACGGTGCCGGCCTGCAGCCCGGATTTTCTGAAGCGATACGCGATTTCCGCGCCGCAGGATCTGCTTACCGCTCCGCTTCTGCACCTGACGACGCGTCCGGATGCCTGGGAGCAATGGTTTGCCGGCAACGGCGTTTCCTTCGAAACCGTGCACGGCATGCTGTTCGACCAGTTCGCCACCGCCGCACAGGCGGCGATCGCCGGCCTCGGCATCGCCCTGCTGCCGACATTCCTGATGCAGGAGGAACTCAGACGCGGCGATCTCGTCGCCGCCGTCGACCGTGAAATGGAGAGCCGCGAGCGCTACTATCTCGCTTTTCCGCCCGAGCGCGCCGACTATGCGCCGCTTGCCGCCTTCCGCGACTGGATCGTCGCCGAAGCGGCGGCCGATCCGGCCGCTTGA
- a CDS encoding Lrp/AsnC ligand binding domain-containing protein, with product MKPIFVQLQCAPGKTYEVADAIYQTELVSELYSTSGDYDLLLKVYIEEGQDIGKFINDNIANIPGIVRSLTTLTFKAF from the coding sequence ATGAAGCCGATCTTCGTCCAGCTCCAATGCGCTCCCGGCAAGACCTATGAGGTCGCCGACGCCATTTACCAGACCGAACTGGTCTCGGAGCTCTATTCCACCAGCGGCGACTACGACCTGCTGCTGAAGGTCTATATCGAGGAAGGCCAGGATATCGGCAAATTCATCAACGACAACATCGCCAATATTCCCGGCATCGTCCGCTCGCTGACGACGCTGACCTTCAAGGCCTTCTGA